ttcatagatcaaagtgttggtaggattacatgtcacgatatccatccaaaccccaatctaaTCCAATGTAAGAAAGcctttctagcatgatctcctcattcctcttccatggtttagaggagatccaattatgaatagcttcttttccaagacaactatcCAGttggatgaagaacgaaaaatTTCTAGCAAaaacaagagaaaagaaagaagaagaagaatgaaaagtaATATTGATACATTGAATTacatagagctccctaacccaatgaaaggggttagttgttcatagctcaattcaaattttacagaaaaagaaaagtgtAGAAAAGATAAAGCCTAGctagaaagtaaaagaaaagaaaatacataaaaCTTAAAGGGAAAAGTACAGATAAATAGAATCAGGGAATTGAGCTCCCAGAGTCCCCCTCAGGGCCTCCCAGAGAGCTCCCTTCAATAGTCAACAatccttctatttatactcttctttctcatcttcAATTGGATCAAGTAATTGGATGTGGGCCTTGGCTGAAGCAGTTAGGAGTGATTCTTTAGTGATGGGCATCGGCAACTAACTTTCATATTCTGTATTGGTGCAATTTGGAAATGAATTTGGCCTTAACGTTGGTGGTCACGTTTGTAGAGAAACGTTGGGCCAAATGTTTCTTTGAAAATTGGGTACTGGTTGCTGTCATTAGCATTTGACTCAACGTTGGAGTGCCAACGTTCTTCTACCCACGCGTACATGTGCCTTGCGCATTTGCGCATTTGGGTCCAGAATGCCAATCTGTGCGTGCGCGTagctcacgcgtacgcgtcaaacAAGTTTCGGTGCATACgcgatgacgcgtacgcgtcgcttccAATTTTCCAATTCCAGATTTTGCCTTCTCATCGCGCACGTTGGCCTCAGCGTTGGACGAGCAACGCCCCCTCCAACGTTGGcgcacccacgcatacgcgtggattgtCAAAATTCCACAATCGACGTGTGCACGTCGcctacgcggacgcgtcgcaccAAATTTTCCAATTTCCAGAAAGCACATTGTATTGAATTACGTTGGAGGTAACGTTGGCTCACCAATGCTCCCTCCAACGTGGTTACGAGAAACTTGCAGAAAGTTACATTGCCTCCTTTCCTTGTGCCTCCTCTACTTCTttccacctatcatcaaccaaacatgTGCATCAAAACTTTGCTAAAATCATAAGAAATTGCCTCATTCTTAGCACACAAGTAATTATGGCTTAAATCTCATGAGAATGCATCAAATTAACCATGTTTGCATGAATCAAGGTGTGCATGAAATTTTCATCCAAATACTtacttattgcctaagaaatgcatgaaactactctaaaacaaactaaaaagggcttgtgaaactagccaagatgctctggcatcaagtattagttagactgaagaatcctTAGTCAGTTGCCATTTTTGGTTTAgtctgtttataagctttgaatttaTCTGGTGGAAGTtataggattgcctttggctttcctagGACATTACATGTTGGATATGTGGGTAccattaccatactgagaacctccagttctcacccatgcagattttgtggttttcagatgcaggacgagaggcttctcgctgaagcatgctggagacttctggattagcaaAGATCCTTGTTCTCGAGACtctattttggtttatatgttttgtttagatacttttatctccactaaataaaacaaaatgtgatgactcctcttagagggaattttggagaataggttttctgtatttatgtctctttgggtttcctttggggttcctattttatttacgtgtatatattgttatgctcggaccggttatctttgcAACcagattttgagttttgatattcctatttttgacactcctttgtatatatataatctcgcttTGGTTTATCCTTTATTCATTACGATATCGAttggagtgttgcgctttcgagttacgATTTTGTTCTATCCCTTtctcttcaaaggctcctagttataatcaatttttcacactactatacgtactaaatttttattttagaggttgtaatatcttgccatctctgaattatgacttaagcgtaAGACTCTATATGGTAgcgtgttacattatggtatcagagcagttcgttcttATAGAGCCTGAGGtacggactgactatgcttctgtgcattctctgtatgtgtgttatgtgctattagtatatctgcttgatataactgGCATAAaggttcatgagcatgcattttggactttgaagcactaaacttccgatattgagactgaccaacttaatatcgattgtttggtgtgtgtATAGGAACTAGATGGCACCTCGTGGACGTGGTAGAGACCATGGGAGAGGTCATACTAATGTTCGTGCACCGGAGATTAACCCAAATGATCCATTGAAATTTATGACTGCATTAGAGAATATGGCTGCGACTATGCaggccactgctgaggctcttaggcaacagatgaacaaccatggcaaTGACAGAGGTGGAGTTCATGACCCGATGACattggcaaactttttgaaggttaatccacctaagtttaAGGGAACTACTAGCCCGACTGAAGCCAATACCTGGTTTCAGGCTATGAAGTGAGCACTGCAAACGTAGGCTGTACCTGAAGGGCAGCGTGTTGAGTTTACTACCTATTTGCTCACTGGGgaagcatcgcattggtggcaaggaaTCTGACGTCTCCtacagcagggtgatgactatatcacctggGATGTCTTTTgagaggagttctataagaagtactttccaacTTCTTCCAGGACGGCCAAGGAACTTGAGTTActgcagctgaagcagggtactataTCCGTATCTGAGTATGccgacaagtttgaggagctattCAGGTTTTTTCGTATGTGTCATGGGACTCCAGGAGACTATGAGGAATGGAAATGCaataagtatgaaggaggactccagAGTGATATCTTCAgctcagtgggaccaatggagattaggatcTTCTCCGAGTTGGTGAACAAGAGTAgagttgctgaagagtgtgtgaagaagGCAGTTGTTGAGAGAGGGAGCCACAagggatcattcccacagaactgagggaagagctttgcacccaGAGGTCTGCCTTTCAAGATGGGAGGCTCcttcaggaggcccaacaacaacaactcccaaggaaaaagatttgggaagcagcctcaaAATGAGTAAGCTTGTGCTAGGTGTAGAAGTAACTATCTGGGAGCGCCATACAAGGCCGGATAGGGTTTGTGTTATTCTTGTTGTAAAGCGGGGCATAAAGCTGCAAACTATccggagaagcagaaacaaggtgctgggaagGCACAGCAGattggtcgggtgttcaccacctcaGCTATAGGTGCTGAAGGATCCGAGACACTTATCCGAgataactgtgaaatggctggtcaaactttaaatgctttatttgatttgggagtaacacattcattcattgcattcgaAAAAGCTAGTGAGTTAGGCTTGAAGATTGTTGTCTTAGGTTATGACCTAATGGTTTATAATGCCATTCATGAAGCCATGATAACTAGGCTAGGATACCTGCAAGTGGTATTTAGGGTTAAGCAACATGACTTTGTCCATAATTTTATCTTcttgccgatgatcggtcttgatcttatcttgggattggactggttatctgagAACCATGTTCTGCTTGATTATTCTACAAAATCgatgtactttatgccggaagatacaa
The genomic region above belongs to Arachis duranensis cultivar V14167 chromosome 3, aradu.V14167.gnm2.J7QH, whole genome shotgun sequence and contains:
- the LOC107479615 gene encoding uncharacterized protein LOC107479615, translating into MAPRGRGRDHGRGHTNVRAPEINPNDPLKFMTALENMAATMQATAEALRQQMNNHGNDRGGVHDPMTLANFLKVNPPKFKGTTSPTEANTWFQAMKTAKELELLQLKQGTISVSEYADKFEELFRFFRMCHGTPGDYEEWKCNKYEGGLQSDIFSSVGPMEIRIFSELVNKSRVAEECVKKAVVERGSHKGSFPQN